In Tetrapisispora phaffii CBS 4417 chromosome 6, complete genome, a single genomic region encodes these proteins:
- the COX23 gene encoding Cox23p (similar to Saccharomyces cerevisiae COX23 (YHR116W); ancestral locus Anc_2.153), which produces MYVVTDKWINNASTLPFLPIESISAFSNITIRLKQRSFHHIRLHSASINTNQYLATMSDDNHISNNNNGSNDITKDSYDPSLVTNKESVDFTKPDITLNENRFKFYPDNPESSFAKYRFMSKDSSQYYDPCDESAKMSFKCLDMNDYDRDKCRAYFDAYRECKKQWLRARRNNEDGNWGI; this is translated from the coding sequence atgTATGTAGTAACGGATAAATGGATCAATAATGCGAGCACTTTGCCATTCCTACCCATCGAATCCATATCTGCTTTTTCGAACATTACAATACGGTTAAAACAGAGGTCGTTTCATCATATCCGGCTACATTCCGCATCAATCAACACAAATCAATATCTTGCTACTATGAGTGATGATAATCAtataagtaataataacaatggATCGAATGATATAACAAAGGATAGTTATGATCCATCTCTAGTAACGAATAAGGAATCTGTTGATTTTACAAAACCTGACATTActttaaatgaaaacagatttaaattttatcCTGATAATCCGGAATCTTCATTTGCAAAATATAGATTCATGTCAAAGGATTCCTCACAATACTATGATCCGTGTGATGAATCTGCAAAAATGAGTTTCAAATGTCTTGACATGAATGATTACGATCGTGATAAATGCAGGGCATATTTTGATGCTTATAGAGAATGTAAAAAACAATGGTTAAGAGCAAGAAGAAACAATGAAGATGGTAATTGGGGAATCTAA
- the MRP35 gene encoding mitochondrial 54S ribosomal protein bL35m (similar to Saccharomyces cerevisiae YNL122C; ancestral locus Anc_2.151), protein MSMIGSLANSITKINAKNINIFNNKNVFHLDFRRTLMKTHKGTAKRWKYISKLDTFKRGKSGRQHGNIGWSQRSLKTLSGRTYADKTHVSKLRKLLPYN, encoded by the coding sequence ATGTCAATGATTGGCTCCCTAGCAAACTCAATTACTAAAATTAATGCGAAAAATATCAAcatcttcaataataaaaatgtttttcaTTTAGATTTTAGAAGAACTTTAATGAAAACACACAAAGGTACAGCTAAAAGATGGAAATACATATCCAAATTAGATACTTTCAAAAGAGGTAAGTCAGGCAGACAACATGGTAATATAGGATGGTCTCAACGATCTTTGAAAACTTTAAGTGGCAGGACATATGCTGATAAAACTCATGTATCAAAGTTAAGAAAACTGTTGCCttataattga
- the TEP1 gene encoding putative phosphatidylinositol-3,4,5-trisphosphate 3-phosphatase (similar to Saccharomyces cerevisiae TEP1 (YNL128W); ancestral locus Anc_2.141) → MKDSKNKTTSPVSLILKKCFTFPMNRSKQNSGHTLDISYILPNLIVCSYPANHYPKVFYRNSLPDLIDYLNTTHGYQRWKIYNIKGEHTKTDYSEEDVYEILDNDLNVKVNSLDFPGKFISNKEVGIIQKKECVLKKGWLDHCPPTFLRMQEIVDDIEAQLNKSEKNVAVVHCRMGKGRSGTIVIAYLMKILVCPLSEAKDIFQNARFKIGISKGVTIRSQLRYLTYHELFLNYDMSKRKILLEILKNKENLFHFQLSSIELINPNSIIIPPKSINLVTIKVQTYNMDMNDLIQLNSSAKLEDGWKLDIYKKNSKYSGYDAYNNRRLIIHCPLDIPYDVSDIRIIFGINNNCNHKGNNEKLKNNSNSNDFESFNYNISSDKDSISNVITNSVTNRTSYSRVWFNLYWESLKCLQALSQTNFQIEQLLYEQFLGREFHMKINWNELDGPKGTNKKGIKLFDMAIIKWKIKQ, encoded by the coding sequence ATGAAGGattctaaaaataaaacaactTCTCCAGTtagtttaatattaaagaaatgtTTTACCTTTCCTATGAATAGATCAAAACAAAACAGTGGACATACATTAGATATTTCGTATATTCTACCTAATCTAATTGTCTGTTCATATCCAGCTAATCACTATCCTAAAGTGTTTTACCGAAATAGTTTACCTGATCTAATTGACTATCTAAATACTACACATGGTTACCAAAGGTGGaaaatatacaatattAAAGGTGAACACACTAAGACAGATTATAGTGAAGAAGATGTTTATGAGATATTAGACAACGATTTAAATGTAAAAGTGAATTCATTAGATTTTCCAGGTAAATTTATTAGTAACAAAGAAGTTGGaattatacaaaaaaaagaatgtGTCTTAAAAAAAGGTTGGCTTGATCATTGTCCTCCGACTTTCTTAAGAATGCAAGAAATTGTTGATGATATCGAAGctcaattgaataaaagTGAAAAGAATGTTGCAGTTGTGCATTGTAGAATGGGTAAAGGTCGTTCGGGTACAATCGTAATTGCATACTTAATGAAAATACTTGTATGCCCATTAAGTGAAGCAAAAGATATCTTTCAAAATGCACGTTTTAAGATTGGAATATCAAAAGGTGTCACAATTCGTTCTCAATTAAGATACTTAACATATCATGAACTATTTTTAAACTATGATATGAGCAAAAGGAAAATCCTTTTAGAAATCCTAaagaataaagaaaatttatttcattttcaattaagCTCTATAGAATTAATTAACCCTAACAGTATTATTATACCACCAAAAAGCATCAATTTGGTAACGATTAAAGTTCAAACATATAATATGGATATGAATGACCTTATCCAGCTGAATAGTTCCGCTAAATTAGAAGATGGCTGGAAGctagatatttataaaaaaaactCAAAGTATAGTGGGTATGATGcttataataatagaagATTGATAATTCATTGTCCGCTAGATATTCCTTATGACGTTAGCGATATTCgaattatttttggaataaataataattgcaACCATAAAGGTAATAACGAAAAACTGAagaataatagtaatagtaacgattttgaatcattcaattataatatatcaaGTGATAAAGATAGTATCTCAAATGTTATAACAAATTCAGTTACCAATCGAACTTCTTATTCAAGGGTTTGGTTCAATTTGTATTGGGAATCATTAAAATGTTTACAAGCATTAAGTCAAActaattttcaaatagaACAGTTACTATATGAACAATTTTTAGGACGTGAGTTTCATATGAAAATCAATTGGAATGAATTAGATGGACCAAAAGGAACTAATAAGAAAGGGATTAAGTTATTTGATATGGCAATAATTAAAtggaaaataaaacaataa
- the CIA2 gene encoding iron-sulfur cluster assembly protein CIA2 (similar to Saccharomyces cerevisiae YHR122W; ancestral locus Anc_2.139): protein MSEFINENPEILDDSQLPTRKNDANDLLLGISDSIANLERKNLLLKIDNSVESEVLQNIELLDKLLALQPVPLLVSDADENESTDMEDDLEESDPIDRQEIFDLIASISDPEHPLSLAQLAIVNLNNIEVIDSGKRDEIAHVIVRITPTITHCSLATLIGLGIRVRLERSLPSRFRIVIILTKGSHQSENQVNKQLNDKERVAAACENPQLLGVVSNMLSTCK, encoded by the coding sequence ATGTCAGAATTTATCAATGAGAATCCTGAAATTTTGGATGATAGCCAACTTCCAACTAGAAAAAATGATGCTAATGACCTATTACTAGGTATTTCAGATAGCATTGCCAACCTGGAAAGGAAAAACcttttattaaagataGATAATTCAGTTGAATCTGAAGTTCTACAAAATATCGAATTACTAGATAAACTTTTAGCACTTCAACCAGTCCCATTATTGGTATCCGATGCTGATGAAAATGAGAGTACAGACATGGAGGATGATTTAGAAGAATCTGATCCTATAGATAGACAAGAGATTTTTGACTTGATAGCAAGCATATCTGATCCTGAACACCCTTTATCTTTGGCTCAACTAGCTATTGTtaatttaaacaatatcGAAGTTATCGATAGTGGGAAAAGAGATGAGATTGCACATGTTATTGTTAGAATAACACCAACTATCACACATTGTTCTCTAGCAACTCTGATTGGATTGGGAATTAGGGTAAGACTAGAAAGATCGCTGCCTTCAAGATTCAgaattgttattatattaacGAAAGGAAGTCATCAAAGTGAAAACCAAGTTAACaaacaattaaatgataaagaGCGTGTGGCTGCTGCATGTGAAAACCCTCAGTTACTAGGCGTAGTATCGAACATGTTAAGTAcatgtaaataa
- the TPHA0F01910 gene encoding mitochondrial import receptor subunit TOM22 (similar to Saccharomyces cerevisiae TOM22 (YNL131W); ancestral locus Anc_2.137), with protein MVELTEIKEENANVEVDGQSQPIVEDSIVNVTNKQESGELSDDEFDSDFDDDFNENETLLERLSALKDIVPPKQRNIVSNCYTKTTSIIKSIFAKTGSVTWALTTSALLLGVPLSLSILSEQQLIEMEKSFDLQKDANDILAQGDSQTNTNPLA; from the coding sequence ATGGTTGAGTTAAcagaaattaaagaagaaaacgCCAATGTTGAAGTTGACGGTCAATCTCAGCCAATAGTTGAAGATTCTATTGTCAATGTTACTAATAAACAAGAATCTGGTGAGCTTTCAgatgatgaatttgataGTGATTTCGATGATgatttcaatgaaaatgaaactttATTAGAAAGATTATCAGctttaaaagatattgTACCACCAAAGCAAAGAAATATTGTAAGCAATTGTTATACAAAGACAACAAGCATCATTAAATCTATCTTTGCAAAGACTGGTTCTGTGACTTGGGCTTTAACAACTTCTGCTTTATTGTTGGGTGTTCCATTATCTTTATCTATATTATCTGAACAACAGTTGATTGAAATGGAAAAATCATTTGATTTACAAAAAGATGCTAATGACATTTTGGCTCAAGGTGATTCTCAAACTAATACTAATCCATTAGCTTAA
- the FPR1 gene encoding peptidylprolyl isomerase FPR1 (similar to Saccharomyces cerevisiae FPR1 (YNL135C); ancestral locus Anc_2.131) — MSEVIEGNVKIDRITPGDGASFPKVGDLVTIHYTGTLENGQKFDSSVDRGSPFQCNIGVGQVIKGWDAAIPKLSVGEKARLTIPGPFAYGPRGFPGLIPPNATLIFDVELLKVN; from the coding sequence atgtctGAAGTCATTGAAGGTAACGTTAAGATTGACAGAATCACCCCAGGTGATGGTGCTAGCTTCCCAAAGGTTGGTGATTTAGTTACTATTCATTACACTGGTACTTTAGAAAACGGCCAAAAATTCGATTCTTCTGTTGACAGAGGTTCTCCATTCCAATGTAACATTGGTGTTGGCCAAGTGATCAAAGGTTGGGATGCTGCTATTCCAAAGTTATCTGTTGGTGAAAAGGCTAGATTAACCATTCCAGGTCCATTCGCTTATGGTCCAAGAGGTTTCCCTGGTTTGATCCCACCAAATGCTACTTTAATCTTCGATGTCGAATTATTAAAGGTTAACTAA
- the EAF7 gene encoding Eaf7p (similar to Saccharomyces cerevisiae EAF7 (YNL136W); ancestral locus Anc_2.130), translating into MVEWTIVDEIRFFRWVSEFKPAGETKDSNVSAIVERMNNPQKFPVTLLQKDVVRNDKKFSADDIWNKLKQYYDITEMDKIENNKWGITYDNENDNIVKPVIANDSASTKSEREVILKQDQKESQLPWDEYGDLLVDNAQESNEVGINKESKDSVNDIEPARSTDVSNNQNEQSNITSEKVCNDKKEDKRIKDKTVSNDSVKLQDDTSEPLGSDDIEVPVVKKENTNKQAEEEKQIEKDESNINKDFEGADIEKIETEAVEEEVVEEQSEEKEAGEKVERKDTKIAEGEEVHTGTNEEVKGNTGNSEIEDEEISRKHEIESRNEDEVIPRVEPVTNEEDKITSEEIESKEKELKDDKASENAQKESITNEEPSLLEGTLNENNEEKVKAKQNADVKMGSEDNNELANGEMDIEAVKRVNPIKGIDTSNIIATDGDNNTVEEKSIPHTRRSVRVLRKERKHPVDENQTKAMDENSTEASKNTKDEKENDDEVKDSRDKSDNEKKNNTVSSEETEEVTKNNKDVSSDNIAEELQDNVVADERPLAKRTRHAFTVDTNKTKEAVSEHDTIAQEKSQKRKKGKVDQPPVASRSSTRVSARLRNKK; encoded by the coding sequence ATGGTAGAATGGACCATAGTCGATGAAATAAGATTCTTCAGATGGGTATCTGAATTCAAACCTGCAGGTGAAACTAAGGACTCAAATGTGTCAGCAATTGTTGAAAGGATGAATAATCCGCAAAAATTTCCTGTAACGTTATTGCAAAAAGATGTTGTAagaaatgataaaaaattctCTGCCGATGATATATGgaataaattaaaacaatattacGATATTACTGAAATGgataaaatagaaaataataaatggGGTATCACatatgataatgaaaacgATAATATAGTAAAACCTGTCATTGCTAATGACTCCGCTAGTACAAAATCGGAAAGGGAAGTAATATTGAAGCAAGATCAAAAAGAAAGTCAGTTGCCATGGGATGAATATGGTGATTTGCTGGTTGATAATGCACAAGAATCCAATGAAGTTGGAATAAATAAGGAGTCTAAGGATAGTGTCAACGACATTGAACCGGCTAGGAGTACTGATGTGTCTAATAATCAAAACGAACAAAGTAATATAACGTCTGAAAAGGTATGCAATGATAAAAAGGAAGACAAACGCATCAAAGATAAAACAGTTAGCAATGACTCTGTAAAATTACAAGATGACACATCAGAACCACTTGGCAGTGATGATATTGAAGTGCCAGTAGTCAAGAAGGAAAATACTAATAAACAAGCCGAAGAAGAAAAGCAGATAGAAAAGGATGAGagtaatataaataaagattTTGAAGGAGcagatattgaaaagatAGAAACAGAAGCTGTTGAGGAAGAAGTTGTTGAAGAACAatcagaagaaaaagaagcaGGAGAAAAAGTAGAGCGTAAAGACACCAAGATTGCAGAAGGTGAAGAGGTTCACACTGGTACAAATGAAGAGGTCAAAGGAAATACAGGAAACAGTGAAATCGAAGATGAGGAGATTAGTAGGAAGCATGAAATAGAAAGTAGAAACGAAGATGAAGTAATACCGAGAGTCGAACCTGTAACGAATGAAGAAGACAAGATAACATCAGAGGAGATTGAATCAAAAGAGAAGGAACTTAAAGACGACAAGGCTTCCGAAAATGCTCAAAAAGAATCAATAACTAATGAAGAGCCTTCTTTATTAGAAGGTACtcttaatgaaaataatgaagaaaaagttAAAGCAAAACAAAATGCTGATGTCAAAATGGGATCagaagataataatgaacTTGCTAACGGGGAAATGGATATTGAAGCAGTTAAAAGAGTTAATCCAATTAAAGGCATAGATACATCTAATATAATAGCAACTGACGGTGATAATAACActgttgaagaaaaatcaattcCGCATACTAGACGATCAGTTAGAGTTTTGAGAAAGGAAAGGAAACATCCTGTCGATGAAAACCAGACTAAAGCTATGGACGAGAATAGCACTGAAGCATCAAAAAATACGAAAGAtgagaaagaaaatgatgatgaagttAAAGACAGTAGAGATAAGAGtgataatgaaaagaagaacaatACTGTTAGTTCAGAGGAAACCGAAGAAGtaactaaaaataataaagatgtTTCATCTGATAACATAGCGGAAGAGCTACAAGATAATGTAGTTGCAGATGAGAGACCACTAGCCAAGAGAACTAGACATGCATTCACAGTTGACACCAATAAGACTAAAGAAGCAGTTAGTGAGCATGATACAATTGCTCAAGAAAAGTCtcaaaagagaaagaagGGAAAAGTTGATCAACCGCCTGTGGCCTCACGTTCTAGCACTAGAGTATCAGCTAGATtgagaaacaaaaaataa
- the NAM9 gene encoding mitochondrial 37S ribosomal protein uS4m (similar to Saccharomyces cerevisiae NAM9 (YNL137C); ancestral locus Anc_2.129), whose protein sequence is MPKKGTLLKSLSRGRVRASFNKYNLFNLYKKSQISFRTKTLYQQKWQAKQETRSYHGEHIREGRWQIMFQSKLDSVAQLDASLRGGKVEDTPYLLQTYAVLEKRLDFALFRAMFASSIRQARQFILHGNVHVNGVRVKHPSFILKPGDVFNVKQEKVLQALGAKKPDLKKALNVDKRQIILHNKFVEFAKKNPKQAWKQRIEKIKQLSNDSVEKKEYLTLVENYKKGLDAKELEELRNCTPEELLKNIIKTQPKQAPGLENDKAEKSDASTEAEKPNESAGKVENLTDADFESIFERDVTLKNLATQCYQEFSNSKLFDFESIKAKSEEEISTLVKDLLSPSDNIKKNLTDSQKVSMRTGKKHLSELEKKYSEAIRKYYKIAKNDSKSNELPFDSNWINSLVAHEKLDFAKLADNEQLAQTSIKLPNQHHVWGRKRSSLPFFTPWKPRPFLAPFAILPHHLEISFLTCHAVYLRNPVARPGHSEVISPFDTPLHERAYMFYNRKGK, encoded by the coding sequence ATGCCTAAGAAAGGGACTCTATTGAAGTCGTTGAGTAGAGGACGTGTGCGTGCTTCTTTTAACAAGTACAATTTGTTTAATCTCTATAAGAAATCACAAATTAGTTTTAGAACCAAGACATTGTATCAACAAAAATGGCAAGCAAAACAAGAGACTAGATCTTACCATGGTGAACATATCAGGGAAGGAAGATGGCAAATTATGTTCCAATCGAAACTGGATTCTGTTGCTCAGTTAGATGCATCCTTGCGTGGTGGTAAAGTTGAAGATACTCCGTATTTGTTACAGACATATGCTGTCTTGGAGAAGAGATTAGATTTTGCTTTGTTTAGAGCGATGTTTGCTTCCTCCATTAGGCAGGCGAGGCAATTCATTTTGCATGGTAATGTGCACGTAAATGGTGTTAGAGTAAAACATCCcagttttattttaaagcCAGGTGACGTATTTAACGTTAAACAAGAAAAGGTGTTACAGGCATTAGGTGCTAAAAAGCCAGATTTAAAGAAGGCTTTGAATGTGGATAAAAGACAGATAATTTTACACAATAAATTTGTAGAATTTGCTAAAAAAAACCCTAAACAAGCTTGGAAACAGAGAATAGAAAAGATTAAGCAATTATCCAATGATTctgttgaaaaaaaagaatatctGACTTTGGTTGAAAATTATAAGAAAGGATTGGATGCAAAGGAGCTTGAAGAGCTACGTAACTGCACACCAGAAGAGTtactaaaaaatataatcaaaaCACAACCTAAACAAGCACCAGGATTAGAAAACGATAAAGCTGAAAAATCAGATGCATCTACTGAAGCAGAAAAGCCAAACGAGTCTGCAGGAAAAGTTGAAAATCTAACTGACGCCGACTTTGAATCCATTTTTGAAAGAGATGTCACGCTAAAGAATTTGGCTACCCAATGTTATCAAGAATTCTCCAATTCAAAgttatttgattttgaatcTATTAAAGCAAAgtctgaagaagaaataagtACTTTGGTTAAGGATTTATTATCCCCAAGTGATAACATTAAGAAGAATTTGACTGATTCGCAAAAGGTTTCAATGAGAACTGGGAAAAAGCATCTTTCTGAATTAGAGAAGAAATATTCAGAAGCTATAAGAAAGTATTATAAAATAGCAAAAAATGATAGTAAATCTAATGAGTTGCCATTTGATTCAAACTGGATAAACTCTTTAGTTGCTCATGAAAAATTAGACTTTGCAAAATTAGCTGATAATGAACAGCTAGCCCAAACATCTATTAAATTACCTAATCAACACCATGTCTGGGGTCGCAAACGTTCTAGCTTGCCATTTTTTACACCTTGGAAACCTAGACCATTCTTAGCCCCATTTGCCATTTTACCACATCATTtagaaatatcatttttgaCATGTCACGCTGTATACTTGAGAAACCCAGTAGCTCGTCCCGGTCATTCTGAAGTTATATCTCCATTTGATACTCCATTACACGAAAGAGCTTATATGTTTTACAACAGGAAAGgtaaataa
- the SRV2 gene encoding adenylate cyclase-binding protein (similar to Saccharomyces cerevisiae SRV2 (YNL138W); ancestral locus Anc_2.128), translated as MTESKGNVPTYNLVKLLKRLEDATARLEDVTLYQEGYVQSKIEALGKSTATDSPASKTISTPAAPSAATATPAPAAEEDVPHSIEYFEQLINDHVKPLTKLATEIDPVVQSATEEFEAAFVSQLEFLKAAVKSKKPDLTSPEFANALKPVSEKIMKIGEIKDTNRQSKYFPHLNALAEGAPLFSWVTVGKPAPLVTDFKDAAQFWTNRVLKDFKASDPKSVEWVKLFSNVFDQLKDYVKDFHNSGVSWASNGLDLSKALEGVSSSTPAPAAGGPPPPPPPPPAAVFEINDTTAPKEEGGLDAVFAQLNQGTDITKGLKKVDKSQQTHKNPALRASSSVPVSAKTPPPKPSKPNTLKTKKPPRKELVGNKWFIENFENVPEPIVIETNKDESVFIGKCTGTIVQLKGKLNAITISESDSSSVILDSAISGLEIIKCTKFGIQVEQSLPQITIDKSDGGSIYFSKESLNTELFTSSTTSVNVNYPVGEDDDYVEFPLPEQIKHSFGDNKLQSSVFEHVG; from the coding sequence ATGACAGAATCAAAAGGTAACGTGCCAACATACAACCtagtaaaattattaaagagATTAGAAGATGCTACTGCAAGATTAGAAGATGTAACTTTATATCAAGAAGGTTACGTCCAATCTAAGATCGAAGCTCTAGGTAAGTCTACCGCTACTGACTCTCCTGCCAGCAAAACTATCTCAACTCCTGCTGCTCCTTCTGCAGCTACTGCTACACCAGCACCAGCTGCCGAGGAAGATGTCCCACACTCTATCGAATACTTTGAgcaattaataaatgatcATGTTAAACCATTGACAAAGTTAGCTACAGAGATAGATCCTGTTGTGCAGAGTGCAACTGAAGAATTTGAAGCAGCATTTGTGTCACAATTAGAATTTTTGAAGGCAGCTGTTAAGTCTAAGAAACCAGATTTAACTTCGCCTGAATTTGCAAATGCTTTGAAGCCAGTTAGTGAAAAGATTATGAAAATTGGTGAAATAAAAGATACCAATCGTCAAAGTAAATACTTCCCACATTTGAATGCATTAGCAGAAGGTGCCCCATTATTCTCCTGGGTCACTGTCGGTAAGCCAGCTCCTTTAGTTACTGACTTCAAAGATGCTGCTCAATTTTGGACCAATAGAGTTCTAAAGGACTTCAAAGCATCTGATCCAAAATCAGTTGAATGGGTTAAACTATTCTCGAACGTTTTTGATCAATTAAAAGACTATGTTAAAGATTTCCATAATTCAGGTGTTTCTTGGGCTTCAAACGGTCTCGACTTGAGCAAGGCTTTAGAAGGCGTTTCTTCATCTACCCCAGCCCCAGCCGCTGGTGGCCCTCCTCCTCCTCCTCCACCACCACCTGCTGCTGTCTTTGAGATTAATGACACTACCGCACCAAAGGAAGAAGGTGGATTGGATGCTGTTTTTGCGCAATTGAACCAAGGTACAGATATCACCAAGGGTTTGAAGAAAGTTGACAAATCTCAACAAACACATAAAAATCCAGCTTTACGtgcttcttcttcagtgCCTGTTTCTGCCAAAACTCCACCACCAAAGCCTAGTAAGCCTAACACTTTGAAGACTAAGAAACCACCAAGAAAGGAATTAGTAGGAAATAAATGGTTTATTGAGAACTTTGAAAATGTTCCAGAACCAATTGTTATCGAAACCAATAAAGACGAATCGGTTTTTATTGGTAAGTGTACTGGTACTATTGTTCAATTGAAAGGTAAATTAAACGCTATTACTATCAGTGAATCAGATTCCAGTAGTGTTATCCTAGACTCAGCTATCTCTGGTTtagaaattataaaatgtaCCAAATTTGGTATTCAAGTCGAGCAATCATTGCCTCAAATTACTATAGATAAATCAGACGGTGGTAGTATTTATTTCTCAAAGGAATCTTTAAATActgaattatttacttcATCAACTACATCAGTCAATGTTAACTATCCTGTAGGAGAAGACGATGATTATGTTGAATTCCCATTACCAGAACAAATTAAACACAGTTTTGGAGACAATAAGTTACAATCATCTGTTTTTGAACATGTTGGTTAA
- the FUR1 gene encoding uracil phosphoribosyltransferase (similar to Saccharomyces cerevisiae FUR1 (YHR128W); ancestral locus Anc_2.118) — MSTEPFKNVILLPQTNQLLGLYTIIRDKRTSRPDFIFYSDRIIRLLVEEGLNYLPVQAKSVDTETNEVFEGVSFMGKICGVSIVRAGESMEQGLRECCRSVRIGKILIQRDEETALPKLFYEKLPEDISERFVFLLDPMLATGGSAIMATDVLIKRGVKPERIFFLNLICSKEGIDKYHEAFPDVKIVTGAVDRGLDENKYLIPGLGDFGDRYYCI, encoded by the coding sequence ATGTCTACCGAACCATTCAAGAACGTCATCTTATTACCACAAACTAATCAATTATTAGGTTTATACACTATCATCAGAGACAAAAGGACCTCGAGACCTGATTTCATCTTTTATTCTGATAGAATTATCAGGCTATTGGTCGAAGAAGGTTTGAACTACTTGCCAGTTCAAGCAAAGAGTGTCGATACCGAAACAAATGAAGTGTTCGAAGGTGTTTCCTTCATGGGCAAGATCTGTGGTGTCTCTATTGTCAGAGCCGGCGAATCCATGGAGCAAGGCTTAAGAGAATGTTGTAGGTCCGTTAGAATCGGTAAGATTCTAATTCAAAGAGATGAAGAAACTGCTTTACCAAAATTATTCTACGAAAAACTACCTGAAGATATTTCTGAAAGATTTGTTTTCTTATTAGACCCAATGTTAGCCACTGGTGGCAGTGCCATCATGGCCACTGATGTCTTGATCAAAAGAGGTGTCAAACCAGAAagaatcttcttcttgaaTTTGATTTGCAGTAAAGAAGGTATTGACAAATATCATGAAGCTTTCCCAGACGTTAAAATTGTCACTGGTGCTGTCGACAGAGGTTTAGATGAAAACAAGTACTTGATCCCTGGTTTAGGTGACTTCGGTGACAGATACTATTGTATTTAA
- the PGA2 gene encoding Pga2p (similar to Saccharomyces cerevisiae PGA2 (YNL149C); ancestral locus Anc_2.121): MFEFVNELIAGFSYEKFMRLVIILGGYILIRNLAQRELAKRKLSAQLRDDRKFKSEKNTEQYLEDPKEEEKKEKELEEAAASSFGWGNKTRLRVKKQQKSFEKAVDRLQQQQQNALSIEDEDADIQELLED; encoded by the coding sequence ATGtttgaatttgttaatgAACTAATAGCTGGTTTCAGCTATGAGAAATTTATGAGATTGGTAATCATTCTAGGTGGCTACATTTTGATTAGAAATCTGGCTCAAAGGGAATTGGCTAAGAGAAAATTATCTGCTCAGTTACGTGACGAtagaaaattcaaatcaGAAAAAAACACTGAACAATATCTAGAGGAtccaaaagaagaagagaagaaagaaaaggaaTTGGAAGAAGCTGCTGCTTCTTCTTTCGGTTGGGGTAATAAGACAAGATTAAGAGTTaagaaacaacaaaaatcttttgaaaaagcTGTCGATAGattacaacaacaacaacagaaCGCATTGAGCatagaagatgaagatgctGATATCCAGGAATTATTAGAGGATTAG